Proteins encoded within one genomic window of Jiangella mangrovi:
- a CDS encoding DUF5703 domain-containing protein, with the protein MSAVLASGAYDVVWDSPSADSGASMPCGGHDVGLNVWVEDGRLWFYIDRSGSFDENNLMLKLGRVVVDLEPNPFSSDAGGFEQRLDLHRGRIVVSGRSTDGTAVRILVWCETGAAAVHVDVDASAPVTARVAYQSWRFADRVVPAEQRVACYSVRGRPGDIVTYADAVGHRDDGVLFAHRNRNDLTCFRQVVELEGLGHRLDDLWDPMRDLVFGGMLLGDGFEPAGVGEGVYAGVPYREWRLASTRPSATHAVVVGLHSDRTPDLAGWEHSAVEHARRSLADAAATEREAEEFWAGLWARSAVDVRPASPDPADPDWQVGRNYNLFRYLLACNARGEHPTKFNGGLFTTDTVFSVPAVDYGTPTPDFRIWGGGSGTMQNQRLVYWPLLRSGDLELMRPQFEFYRRALGNATLRTREYWGHGGASFCEQLENFGLPIGYEWGWDSDVDESGDYPRRPWHDPTELVRPWVRHHYSTQLEICFMIIKRHLYGGEPVDDYLPLIDACVTFFDEHYRMRHYDSTGSELSLSGELVIFPSTALETYKDATNPTDAVAGLRAVLSSMLAAPLRGLLDDPTAAKYERILASLPPQAFRVVDGVTVLAPAQSFSDIMNVELPQLYPVFPYESYGLGRPGLHVAVDTYHAPADIEGQRDHVSWHQDGIFAARLGLVDEALRVARLKLGDGPLRFPAFWGPGHDWVPDHNWGGSGMIGLQEMLLQTVDDQLLVLPAWPDGVDVDFRLHAPGATVVDVGYRDGVVVRCDVTPESRAADVVLLKPARLPVQ; encoded by the coding sequence GTGAGCGCGGTGCTCGCGTCCGGTGCGTACGACGTGGTGTGGGACTCGCCGTCGGCGGACTCCGGCGCGAGCATGCCGTGCGGTGGCCACGACGTCGGCCTCAACGTCTGGGTCGAGGACGGCCGGCTGTGGTTCTACATCGACCGCAGCGGCAGCTTCGACGAGAACAACCTCATGCTCAAGCTCGGCCGGGTCGTCGTCGACCTGGAGCCGAACCCGTTCTCGTCCGATGCCGGTGGGTTCGAGCAGCGGCTGGACCTGCACCGCGGCCGGATCGTGGTCTCCGGTCGCTCCACCGACGGGACGGCGGTGCGGATCCTCGTGTGGTGCGAGACCGGCGCCGCCGCCGTCCACGTCGATGTCGATGCGTCGGCCCCGGTGACCGCGCGGGTCGCCTACCAGAGCTGGCGGTTCGCCGACCGCGTCGTACCGGCCGAGCAGCGGGTGGCCTGCTACAGCGTGCGCGGGCGGCCGGGCGACATCGTCACGTACGCCGACGCCGTCGGGCACCGGGACGACGGCGTGCTCTTCGCGCACCGCAACCGCAACGACCTGACCTGCTTCCGGCAGGTGGTCGAGCTCGAGGGCCTCGGGCACCGGCTCGACGACCTGTGGGACCCGATGCGCGACCTCGTCTTCGGCGGGATGCTGCTGGGCGACGGCTTCGAGCCGGCCGGCGTGGGGGAGGGGGTGTACGCGGGCGTGCCGTACCGCGAGTGGCGGCTGGCCTCCACCCGCCCGAGCGCCACGCACGCCGTCGTCGTCGGGCTGCACAGTGACCGCACGCCGGACCTCGCCGGATGGGAACATTCCGCCGTCGAGCACGCGCGTCGCTCGCTGGCCGATGCCGCGGCCACGGAGCGGGAGGCGGAGGAGTTCTGGGCCGGGCTGTGGGCGCGCAGCGCCGTCGACGTCCGGCCCGCGTCGCCCGACCCCGCGGACCCGGACTGGCAGGTGGGACGCAACTACAACCTGTTCCGCTACCTGCTCGCCTGCAACGCGCGCGGTGAGCACCCGACCAAGTTCAACGGCGGCCTCTTCACCACCGACACCGTGTTCAGCGTGCCGGCCGTGGACTACGGGACGCCGACGCCGGACTTCCGGATCTGGGGCGGCGGCAGCGGAACCATGCAGAACCAGCGGCTGGTGTACTGGCCGCTGCTGCGCTCCGGCGACCTGGAGCTGATGCGGCCGCAGTTCGAGTTCTACCGGCGCGCGCTGGGCAACGCGACCCTGCGCACCCGCGAGTACTGGGGGCACGGCGGCGCGTCGTTCTGTGAGCAGCTGGAGAACTTCGGGCTGCCCATCGGCTACGAGTGGGGCTGGGACAGCGACGTCGACGAGTCCGGCGACTACCCGCGCCGGCCCTGGCACGACCCCACCGAGCTGGTGCGGCCGTGGGTGCGCCACCACTACTCCACGCAGCTCGAGATCTGCTTCATGATCATCAAGCGGCACCTGTACGGCGGCGAGCCGGTCGACGACTACCTGCCGCTCATCGACGCCTGCGTCACGTTCTTCGACGAGCACTACCGGATGCGCCACTACGACTCCACCGGCTCGGAGCTGTCCCTGTCCGGCGAGCTCGTCATCTTCCCGTCGACGGCGCTCGAGACCTACAAGGACGCCACCAACCCGACGGACGCGGTGGCCGGGCTGCGGGCGGTGCTCTCGTCGATGCTGGCTGCGCCGCTGCGCGGACTGCTCGACGACCCGACGGCGGCCAAGTACGAGCGGATCCTGGCCTCGCTGCCGCCGCAGGCATTCCGGGTCGTCGACGGCGTGACCGTGCTGGCGCCGGCGCAGTCGTTCTCCGACATCATGAACGTCGAGCTGCCGCAGCTGTACCCCGTCTTCCCGTACGAGTCCTACGGCCTCGGCCGCCCCGGCCTGCACGTCGCCGTCGACACCTACCACGCCCCCGCCGACATCGAGGGCCAGCGCGACCACGTCTCCTGGCACCAGGACGGCATCTTCGCCGCGCGGCTGGGGCTCGTGGACGAGGCGCTTCGGGTGGCGCGGCTCAAACTGGGCGACGGGCCGCTGCGGTTCCCCGCGTTCTGGGGCCCCGGCCACGACTGGGTGCCCGACCACAACTGGGGCGGCAGCGGCATGATCGGCCTGCAGGAGATGCTGCTGCAGACGGTGGACGACCAGCTGCTGGTGCTGCCCGCCTGGCCCGACGGCGTCGACGTCGACTTCCGCCTGCACGCCCCCGGAGCGACCGTGGTCGACGTCGGCTACCGCGACGGGGTCGTCGTCCGCTGCGACGTCACCCCTGAGTCGCGGGCGGCCGACGTCGTGCTCCTCAAACCCGCCCGCCTCCCTGTGCAATGA
- a CDS encoding Gfo/Idh/MocA family protein, producing the protein MTGDGVGVGLVGSGGHQVTVADVEACGGRVLAASDDVETVLADDAVRLVSVCQTPRSAQVASALRALEAGRHVLIERPCAASAGELERLEQAACRSGTILCERATTPFEQPYRLARELVADGVVGDVVQVLVSKSYPYADWRPQDESVQGGLVLQAAVYGLDCVLHVAGGEIESLELVDTTLGNPGTGALRMAANVVATLRGGGVAGIAANYLNPPGSGAWGRDDLVIFGTAGRLHAAGGVGSVEVVRAGGATVHACAPGPSLLAELLAAVETGAPMTVPPGDLLGATRCALLALRPGSRSARRVSWAKGRWWR; encoded by the coding sequence GTGACCGGCGACGGTGTCGGCGTCGGGCTGGTGGGTTCCGGCGGGCACCAGGTGACCGTCGCCGACGTCGAGGCCTGCGGCGGGCGGGTGCTGGCGGCGTCCGACGACGTCGAGACGGTGCTGGCCGACGACGCCGTCCGGCTGGTGTCGGTCTGCCAGACGCCGCGGTCCGCGCAGGTCGCCAGTGCGCTGCGGGCTCTCGAGGCCGGGCGGCACGTGCTGATCGAGCGGCCGTGCGCCGCGTCGGCCGGCGAGCTGGAGCGGCTCGAGCAGGCCGCCTGTCGCAGCGGGACGATCCTGTGCGAGCGCGCCACCACGCCGTTCGAACAGCCCTACCGGCTGGCCCGCGAGCTGGTGGCCGACGGTGTCGTCGGCGACGTCGTGCAGGTCCTGGTCTCGAAGTCCTACCCGTACGCCGACTGGCGGCCGCAGGACGAGTCCGTCCAGGGCGGGCTGGTGCTGCAGGCCGCCGTCTACGGGCTGGACTGCGTGCTGCACGTGGCCGGCGGCGAGATCGAGTCGCTGGAGCTGGTCGACACGACGCTCGGCAACCCGGGGACCGGCGCGCTGCGGATGGCGGCGAACGTGGTCGCGACCCTGCGTGGCGGCGGGGTGGCCGGCATCGCGGCCAACTACCTCAACCCGCCCGGCTCCGGCGCCTGGGGCCGCGACGACCTGGTGATCTTCGGGACGGCGGGGCGGCTGCACGCGGCGGGCGGGGTCGGTTCGGTGGAGGTCGTGCGGGCGGGCGGGGCGACGGTGCACGCGTGCGCGCCCGGGCCGTCGCTGCTGGCCGAGCTGCTGGCGGCGGTCGAGACCGGCGCGCCCATGACGGTGCCACCCGGCGACCTGCTCGGCGCGACCCGGTGCGCGCTGCTGGCACTGCGGCCGGGCTCGCGCTCGGCGCGTCGCGTGTCGTGGGCGAAGGGACGGTGGTGGCGGTGA
- a CDS encoding Gfo/Idh/MocA family oxidoreductase, whose product MADRLRVAVVGLNFGRWLVENELLTGPGSQACELVGVCDLDVAKARALAGSWSVAAYADYDEVLADPGVDAVVLMVGPVGKGALVSRVVAAGKPVMTTKPFETSSALALSALREAAAAEVPVFLNSPTAVPEPDMRTLLDWIGRHDLGRPVAYRASTWCAYRERPDGSWYDDPALCPAAPITRLGVYLLNDLARFVAPVRDVAVQQSRLFTGRPTSDNAQLALVHDDGTLGTVFASFCVGDGQPYLRSMELNFERGTLYRNVGMAPGDDRRLVRLGVSAVVDGVRVVDAAEVEQSDTGYQWELFRRACRGEDVGPLIAPEQVASAIGVLERLT is encoded by the coding sequence GTGGCTGACCGGCTGCGCGTCGCCGTCGTCGGGCTGAACTTCGGCCGCTGGCTGGTCGAGAACGAGCTGCTGACCGGCCCGGGCTCCCAGGCGTGCGAGCTGGTGGGCGTCTGCGACCTCGACGTCGCGAAGGCCCGCGCGCTGGCCGGGTCGTGGTCGGTCGCCGCCTACGCGGACTACGACGAGGTGCTGGCCGATCCGGGCGTCGACGCCGTCGTGCTCATGGTCGGGCCGGTCGGCAAGGGTGCGCTGGTGTCGCGGGTGGTCGCCGCGGGCAAGCCCGTCATGACGACGAAGCCGTTCGAGACGTCGTCGGCCCTGGCCCTGTCCGCCTTGCGGGAGGCGGCCGCGGCCGAGGTGCCGGTCTTCCTCAACTCGCCGACCGCGGTGCCCGAGCCGGACATGCGGACGCTGCTGGACTGGATCGGCCGACACGACCTCGGCCGGCCGGTGGCGTACCGCGCGTCCACCTGGTGCGCGTACCGCGAGCGGCCCGACGGCAGCTGGTACGACGACCCCGCGCTCTGCCCGGCGGCCCCGATCACCCGGCTGGGCGTGTACCTGCTCAACGACCTGGCCCGCTTCGTCGCGCCGGTCCGCGACGTCGCCGTGCAGCAGTCGCGGCTCTTCACCGGCCGCCCGACCAGCGACAACGCGCAGCTCGCGTTGGTGCACGACGACGGGACGCTGGGGACGGTGTTCGCGTCGTTCTGCGTCGGCGACGGGCAGCCGTACCTGCGGTCCATGGAGCTGAACTTCGAGCGGGGGACGCTGTACCGCAACGTGGGGATGGCGCCGGGCGACGACCGGCGGCTCGTGCGGCTCGGGGTGTCGGCGGTCGTCGACGGGGTCCGGGTGGTGGACGCCGCGGAGGTCGAGCAGAGCGACACCGGCTACCAGTGGGAGCTGTTCCGCCGCGCCTGCCGGGGCGAGGACGTCGGGCCGCTGATCGCGCCGGAGCAGGTGGCGTCGGCGATCGGCGTGCTGGAGCGGCTGACGTGA
- a CDS encoding GH116 family glycosyl-hydrolase codes for MTRTYGDDCAEAAFLLGGIGTGNVSVGARGQLRDWEIFGTAGKGNFVPNTFFALWTRTPGAEPQARVLESRLHPPFAKARGFVDHEVAGLPRFDRATLRGEYPFVTVDLHDDELPVEVSLEAFTPFVPLNADDSGLPTALLRYRVTNTGDVPAEVSVAGSLGNVTSMIAYHKHTWNNYDCASENVNEYRDDGVVRGLYFRPKELSGDSLYYGTMALTTTAADVTHKRSWLRGGWWDGLQDFWDDFRADGRLEPEPDYVQRDADFRHDDQTGSLAQHATLAPGESHTFEFQLTWHFPNRVRSWSRRMFDEVTRSSSALPAGEYPVVRKRCARFADAWAVARHTFDELDRLERHSRDFHRAFFGSTLPPSVLDAVSATITVLRSPTCIWLEDGSFLAWEGCFDDEGCCEGTCTHVWNYAQTVAFLFPELERAMRRAEYLVETEPDGKMNFRSYRQWGMDGHDHQPAADGQLGTLVRLYREWRFSGDDEFLREVWPAAKSTLDYAFGHWDADGDGVLDHDLFNTYDIAFQGPSSMINSIWFAALRAGEEIARYLGDDESADRYRRAFEDGSKRMDELLWGGEYYVQRIDDVDSYRYQYGDGCLADQVLGQTWAHVAGLGYVLPREHVASAVRSVFSHNLLRSARHHHNTQRTYLLNDEAGLLLCTWPRGGRPKLPFPYSDEVWTGIEYQVATHLIYEGFVDEGLTLVEAVRERHDGVRRNPWNEVECGHHYARSLASYGVLLALSGFEYDLPRGRISFAPRVHTDGEFRCFFSTGGAWGVYRRTVGPDGAVSEEVEVLYGSLDGVELRG; via the coding sequence ATGACCAGGACGTACGGCGACGACTGCGCCGAGGCGGCGTTCCTGCTCGGTGGCATCGGCACCGGCAACGTCTCCGTCGGCGCCCGCGGGCAGCTGCGCGACTGGGAGATCTTCGGCACGGCCGGCAAGGGCAACTTCGTCCCGAACACGTTCTTCGCCCTCTGGACCCGCACGCCGGGCGCCGAGCCGCAGGCCAGGGTGCTGGAGTCGCGGCTGCACCCGCCGTTCGCGAAGGCGCGCGGGTTCGTCGACCACGAAGTCGCCGGGCTGCCCCGGTTCGACCGCGCCACCCTGCGCGGCGAGTACCCGTTCGTCACCGTCGACCTGCACGACGACGAGTTGCCGGTCGAGGTGTCGCTCGAGGCGTTCACGCCGTTCGTGCCGCTGAACGCCGACGACTCCGGGCTGCCGACGGCGCTGCTGCGCTACCGCGTCACGAACACCGGCGACGTGCCGGCCGAGGTGTCCGTCGCCGGCTCGCTCGGCAACGTGACCTCGATGATCGCGTACCACAAGCACACCTGGAACAACTACGACTGTGCGAGCGAGAACGTCAACGAGTACCGCGACGACGGCGTGGTCCGCGGCCTGTACTTCCGGCCGAAGGAGCTGTCCGGCGACAGCCTCTACTACGGCACCATGGCGCTGACGACGACGGCCGCCGATGTCACGCACAAGCGGAGCTGGCTGCGCGGCGGCTGGTGGGACGGGCTGCAGGACTTCTGGGACGACTTCCGCGCCGACGGGCGGCTGGAGCCGGAGCCGGACTACGTGCAGCGCGACGCCGACTTCCGCCACGACGACCAGACCGGCTCGCTGGCGCAGCACGCGACGCTGGCGCCGGGGGAGTCGCACACCTTCGAGTTCCAGCTGACCTGGCACTTCCCGAACCGGGTGCGGTCGTGGAGCAGGCGGATGTTCGACGAGGTGACGCGGTCATCGTCTGCCCTGCCCGCGGGGGAGTACCCCGTCGTGCGCAAGCGCTGCGCCCGGTTCGCCGACGCGTGGGCCGTCGCCCGCCACACGTTCGACGAGCTGGACCGCCTCGAGCGGCACTCGCGGGACTTCCACCGGGCGTTCTTCGGGTCGACGCTCCCGCCGTCCGTGCTGGATGCGGTGTCGGCGACGATCACCGTCCTGCGCAGCCCGACGTGCATCTGGCTCGAGGACGGCTCCTTCCTGGCCTGGGAGGGCTGCTTCGACGACGAGGGCTGCTGCGAGGGCACCTGCACCCACGTCTGGAACTACGCGCAGACCGTCGCGTTCCTCTTCCCGGAGCTGGAACGGGCCATGCGCCGCGCCGAGTACCTGGTCGAGACCGAGCCTGACGGCAAGATGAACTTCCGCAGCTACCGGCAGTGGGGCATGGACGGGCACGACCACCAGCCGGCCGCCGACGGCCAGCTCGGCACCCTCGTCCGGCTCTACCGCGAGTGGCGGTTCTCCGGCGACGACGAGTTCCTGCGCGAGGTCTGGCCGGCGGCGAAGTCGACGCTGGACTACGCGTTCGGGCACTGGGACGCCGACGGCGACGGCGTGCTCGACCACGACCTGTTCAACACCTACGACATCGCCTTCCAGGGCCCCAGCTCGATGATCAACTCGATCTGGTTCGCCGCGCTGCGGGCCGGTGAGGAGATCGCGCGGTACCTGGGCGACGACGAGTCCGCGGACCGGTACCGGCGCGCGTTCGAGGACGGCAGCAAGCGGATGGACGAGCTGCTCTGGGGCGGCGAATACTACGTGCAGCGGATCGACGACGTCGACTCCTACCGCTACCAGTACGGCGACGGCTGCCTGGCCGACCAGGTGCTCGGGCAGACGTGGGCGCACGTGGCGGGGCTCGGGTATGTGCTGCCGCGCGAGCACGTCGCGTCGGCGGTGCGCAGCGTCTTCTCGCACAACCTGCTGCGCAGCGCGCGACACCACCACAACACCCAGCGCACCTATCTGCTGAACGACGAGGCCGGCCTGCTGCTCTGCACGTGGCCCCGCGGCGGCCGGCCGAAGCTGCCGTTCCCGTACTCCGACGAGGTGTGGACCGGCATCGAGTACCAGGTCGCCACCCACCTCATCTACGAGGGTTTCGTCGACGAGGGCCTCACGCTGGTCGAGGCCGTGCGCGAGCGGCACGACGGCGTCAGGCGCAACCCGTGGAACGAGGTCGAGTGCGGCCACCACTACGCGCGGTCGCTGGCGTCGTACGGCGTGTTGCTGGCGCTGTCCGGGTTCGAGTACGACCTGCCGCGTGGGCGCATCTCGTTCGCGCCGCGGGTGCACACCGACGGCGAGTTCCGCTGCTTCTTCAGCACCGGCGGCGCGTGGGGCGTGTACCGGCGTACCGTCGGCCCCGACGGTGCGGTCTCCGAGGAGGTCGAGGTGCTCTACGGGTCGCTGGACGGGGTGGAGCTGCGTGGCTGA
- a CDS encoding carbon-nitrogen hydrolase family protein, whose product MPELTIAIGSTCSLPGDVDGNLAQIAGFARRAAANGADLLLTPELSASGYGGYPEVLATAEPAGDGPIFAALAGLAAEHRLVVLAGFVERDGEKRYLAHYAVRPDATFVVQRKHRVTPLESPLDPSVELYYDDTEEIGHVPDGTARFEVFEVGGVRCAVVICADLGVRGLDDLLAAAGVRLLLLPVAAGGTRDDKVTAAELRAPAVLDRYVALAREHAFPEGAVRGCVEHGRAFAAVNMGGFDGRALYHGGSGSVVDPSGSIEAQVAGCLVLDRQRPRFAVGTVDIVEAR is encoded by the coding sequence ATGCCTGAGCTGACCATCGCCATCGGGTCGACCTGCTCGCTGCCCGGCGACGTCGACGGCAACCTCGCGCAGATCGCCGGGTTCGCCCGGCGGGCCGCGGCGAACGGCGCCGACCTGCTGCTGACGCCGGAGCTGAGCGCCAGCGGCTACGGCGGCTACCCGGAGGTGCTGGCCACCGCCGAGCCCGCGGGCGACGGGCCCATCTTCGCCGCGCTGGCCGGCCTGGCCGCCGAGCACCGGCTGGTCGTGCTGGCCGGGTTCGTCGAACGCGACGGAGAGAAGCGGTACCTCGCCCATTACGCCGTCCGGCCCGACGCGACGTTCGTGGTGCAGCGCAAGCACCGGGTCACCCCGCTGGAGTCGCCGCTGGACCCGTCCGTCGAGCTCTACTACGACGACACCGAGGAGATCGGGCACGTCCCGGACGGCACCGCGAGGTTCGAGGTGTTCGAGGTCGGCGGGGTGCGCTGCGCCGTCGTCATCTGCGCCGACCTCGGCGTGCGCGGGCTCGACGACCTGCTGGCCGCGGCCGGGGTGCGGCTGCTCCTGCTGCCGGTGGCGGCCGGCGGGACCCGCGACGACAAGGTGACGGCCGCCGAGCTGCGCGCCCCCGCCGTCCTCGACCGCTACGTCGCACTGGCCCGCGAGCACGCGTTCCCCGAGGGCGCCGTCCGCGGCTGCGTCGAGCACGGCCGGGCGTTCGCCGCCGTCAACATGGGCGGCTTCGATGGCCGCGCGCTCTACCACGGCGGCAGCGGCAGCGTCGTGGACCCGTCCGGCAGCATCGAGGCCCAGGTGGCCGGCTGTCTCGTGCTCGACCGGCAGCGGCCCCGGTTCGCCGTCGGCACCGTCGACATCGTGGAGGCTCGATGA
- a CDS encoding HEAT repeat domain-containing protein, giving the protein MDTFELMERAFAEPEVLAELAGHADWRVRYAAAVGMGETGDPRWLPVLHDLLVAEAGRDLYGQPRVLGFPGSYDDTRMAEQLIEVEPVWEHEHPPEVLETWKCRGRVRQAAVLAVHAIGRSLPELNGLLRAVLDDPDDDYSVKAAAAKALSVVGDASSVAHLERALELDEWCLHVETTKALSALRGAADA; this is encoded by the coding sequence ATGGACACCTTCGAGCTGATGGAGCGGGCGTTCGCCGAGCCCGAGGTGCTGGCCGAGCTGGCCGGGCACGCCGACTGGCGGGTCCGCTACGCCGCCGCGGTCGGCATGGGCGAGACCGGCGACCCGCGCTGGCTGCCGGTGCTGCACGACCTGCTGGTCGCCGAGGCCGGTCGCGACCTCTACGGCCAGCCGCGCGTCCTCGGCTTCCCCGGCAGCTACGACGACACCCGCATGGCCGAGCAGCTGATCGAGGTCGAGCCGGTCTGGGAGCACGAGCACCCGCCCGAGGTCCTGGAGACCTGGAAGTGCCGCGGCCGGGTCCGCCAGGCCGCGGTGCTCGCCGTCCACGCGATCGGCCGTTCCCTGCCGGAGCTCAACGGGCTGCTGCGCGCCGTCCTCGACGACCCGGACGACGACTACTCGGTCAAGGCCGCGGCGGCGAAGGCGCTCTCCGTCGTCGGCGACGCGAGCAGCGTCGCGCACCTCGAGCGGGCGCTGGAGCTGGACGAATGGTGCCTGCACGTCGAGACCACGAAGGCGTTGAGCGCGTTGAGAGGTGCGGCCGATGCCTGA
- a CDS encoding heparinase II/III domain-containing protein, whose translation MLPTPFLLDDADGLRARLAALGPGDGRRFQLWELLRNAARTAPADYGWFVPFVAVMTREPDDVARARELIFTYLRKLEPMSFCSGLQFHFWCFAFPHAKVALYFQWLTTVGAFSDDEIRDISRALVKYHFVNFHHGLRTKPEPECVDNQALSLCLSTAIVGHLFADGSAMARLMLRDAMRRLPGMLGDMPTSGYSGEGSAYMDCVNGPAVPLATEVLERVGGYRDVLFAPAPPGGARPVNVLRMVARSFMPGGLLLPWDNYGYQFGVRSTLAYGARRTGEALFHRVLDEEVIWTYDIGIGWAYDDLVWTLIWWPDGVRSASGDDGSGDGRRWYQPGVGAALVSTDGDRYALQHWDPSTPGMPTRSHVNPNAVLFTGYRTPISADGSPAEGAAHRFQFPDTWREVGFLAIDTESRYNYGDGCAGAHSVIVLDGLESMMAHGEYEQTASTAADLAAGWVEADVTPIYRENVPDVAEVRRRTRLHRDRVFTVADRVRAGAPHTVASRFLFRPSVAPIDGGVRVCTPEGVTLQLVEVLGDTEVTLEEVAHHPAKPDGRSVLVDFTSRGADVRRLFVALISRTIEVRQPVPSFAVVADPSSSLSFDAAVAALAVSPHRVPMGLPAYLEAELPHAQRWWYRATVPKEPGPAWLRLPVGMHEPRLFVDGDEVDLSPFATSRELIAPHVALPPSLEDAESVDVVLRVDVPRGHYDGQGDGTIAMTGGVAVGYPADEELIRSVTHEDGVVTLVTSHDEYRISVDDLVGVTA comes from the coding sequence GTGCTGCCGACTCCGTTCCTGCTCGACGACGCCGACGGCCTGCGGGCGCGCCTGGCCGCGCTCGGCCCCGGCGACGGCCGCCGCTTCCAGCTCTGGGAACTGCTGCGCAACGCGGCCCGGACGGCGCCGGCCGACTACGGCTGGTTCGTGCCGTTCGTCGCGGTGATGACGCGCGAGCCGGACGACGTCGCCCGGGCCCGCGAGCTGATCTTCACCTACCTGCGCAAGCTGGAGCCGATGTCGTTCTGCTCCGGGCTGCAGTTCCACTTCTGGTGCTTCGCGTTCCCGCACGCCAAGGTGGCGCTGTACTTCCAGTGGCTGACGACCGTCGGCGCGTTCAGCGACGACGAGATCCGCGACATCTCCCGCGCGCTGGTGAAGTATCACTTCGTCAACTTCCACCACGGCCTGCGCACCAAGCCCGAGCCGGAGTGCGTCGACAACCAGGCGCTCTCGCTCTGCCTGTCGACGGCGATCGTCGGGCACCTGTTCGCGGACGGGTCGGCGATGGCGCGGCTCATGCTCCGCGACGCCATGCGCCGGCTGCCCGGGATGCTCGGCGACATGCCGACCAGCGGGTACAGCGGCGAGGGCAGCGCCTACATGGACTGCGTCAACGGGCCGGCCGTGCCACTGGCGACGGAGGTGCTGGAGCGGGTGGGCGGGTACCGCGACGTGCTGTTCGCGCCGGCGCCGCCGGGCGGGGCGCGGCCGGTGAACGTGCTGCGCATGGTGGCGCGCTCGTTCATGCCGGGCGGGCTGCTGCTGCCGTGGGACAACTACGGCTACCAGTTCGGCGTCCGCTCCACGCTGGCCTACGGCGCACGGCGCACCGGGGAGGCGCTGTTCCACCGGGTGCTCGACGAGGAGGTCATCTGGACCTACGACATCGGCATCGGCTGGGCCTACGACGACCTGGTGTGGACGCTGATCTGGTGGCCCGACGGGGTCCGCTCGGCTTCCGGCGACGACGGGTCCGGCGACGGGCGCCGCTGGTACCAGCCGGGCGTGGGCGCGGCATTGGTCAGCACCGACGGCGACCGCTACGCCCTGCAGCACTGGGACCCGTCGACGCCGGGCATGCCGACCCGCTCGCACGTCAACCCGAACGCCGTCCTGTTCACCGGCTACCGCACGCCGATCTCGGCCGACGGCTCGCCGGCTGAGGGCGCGGCGCACCGGTTCCAGTTCCCCGACACCTGGCGCGAGGTCGGCTTCCTCGCCATCGACACCGAGAGCCGCTACAACTACGGCGACGGCTGCGCGGGCGCGCACTCGGTGATCGTGCTGGACGGCCTCGAGAGCATGATGGCGCACGGCGAGTACGAGCAGACGGCGTCGACGGCGGCCGACCTCGCCGCGGGCTGGGTCGAGGCCGACGTCACGCCGATCTACCGCGAAAACGTGCCCGACGTCGCCGAGGTCCGCCGCCGCACGCGGCTGCACCGCGACCGCGTCTTCACCGTCGCCGACCGGGTCCGCGCGGGCGCGCCGCACACCGTCGCGTCGCGGTTCCTGTTCCGGCCGTCGGTCGCTCCGATCGACGGCGGGGTGCGCGTGTGCACGCCCGAGGGGGTGACGCTGCAGCTGGTCGAGGTGCTCGGCGACACCGAGGTCACCTTGGAGGAGGTGGCGCACCACCCGGCGAAGCCCGACGGTCGCTCGGTGCTGGTCGACTTCACGTCGCGGGGTGCCGACGTGCGCCGCCTGTTCGTCGCGCTGATCTCCCGGACGATCGAGGTCCGGCAGCCGGTGCCGTCGTTCGCCGTCGTCGCCGACCCGTCGTCGTCGCTGTCATTCGACGCCGCCGTCGCCGCCCTCGCCGTGTCGCCGCACCGGGTGCCGATGGGACTGCCGGCGTACCTCGAGGCGGAGCTGCCGCACGCGCAGCGCTGGTGGTACCGCGCGACGGTGCCCAAGGAGCCCGGACCGGCCTGGCTGCGGCTGCCGGTCGGCATGCACGAGCCGCGGCTGTTCGTCGACGGCGACGAGGTGGACCTGTCACCGTTCGCGACGTCGAGGGAGCTGATCGCCCCGCACGTGGCGCTGCCGCCGTCGCTCGAGGACGCGGAGAGCGTCGACGTCGTCCTGCGGGTCGATGTGCCGCGCGGGCACTACGACGGCCAGGGCGACGGCACCATCGCGATGACCGGCGGCGTCGCCGTCGGCTACCCGGCGGACGAGGAGCTGATCCGGTCGGTGACCCACGAGGACGGCGTCGTCACGCTGGTGACCAGCCACGACGAGTACCGGATCTCTGTTGATGATCTCGTGGGGGTGACGGCGTGA